DNA sequence from the Candoia aspera isolate rCanAsp1 chromosome 10, rCanAsp1.hap2, whole genome shotgun sequence genome:
GACTGATCAAAGCATGTCTGGGCAGCTGTGGGAAAAGTTATTCATGGTAAAAATCTGAGACATTTGTCACCTGACCCCAGCCTAGTGCTTTCCATATCCCCGTTccagtccccccgtaggggagagatggacggtgaataaatttataaaataaataaagataaatatatgTTGAGAGTCCAACTCTCTGAATGGCTCCCTGGCTAGGAGACCGGAGAGTCACAGTCCAGTGTATAGGAAAGAGACCGGGCTGGCGGACGGCCCTAGAATTGGAGCTCTGCTTGcttggctggggggtgggggcggtTGGCAGGACCCTTTGGACTGCCCCTTCCAGCCCTCCCAGTCTTGAGGGAGGAGAATGCGAGTGTCCCCTGCTGTCCCCACCCTCTCCTTTCATGGGTGGTGGTACGTGCACGTTGCTCTTCAACGTTAAAGGTGATGGCGTATTGTCTGCTGTGGTTCGGGAAAGCGAAGGTATGCTGGCAAACATCCCAACAAGGAAGGCTAATGAATTGGGACTTTTTATTCtaggaaataaaaaaatggagTATAACAatacttatttttgtttgttttgcatatgATAGTCATAACTATTGGAATTCACTATTGTCATCTTCTCTCTCATGCTGTAATTTGGTCCCTGGGCAGTAGACCGTGGTCTCTCGTGCCGCCTCTTTCTAGCTTTACAGCCTTGATGTGATCCATCAGACTCTCCCTGTCTTCTTGTCATTTAAGccttttgcttcacaaaccagGAAGGAGGATCAGGTTTGTTCCCTTTGAGAACTCCACATCCAGCACTTTTCTCTGAACGTAGGACTGTGGCCATAAGTCTGGCCTTGTAAATGCAGCAAACGATTGTGGATTTATGGCCACAGTCCTACATTTAGATAAAAGTGCTGGACGTGGCGTTCTCAAAGGGAACAAACCTGATCCTCCTTCCTGGTTTGTGAAGCTAGTTCTGTGGGCTGAGGAAGCTTGCAGACTTGTGGTTATCCCATGTGCGTGGTGGTTTGGTGGATGTGATATTTTCTCCTGCAGGACCCCCTGAGCTATTTGAGGCTTGGCTTCTGCACTTCAGCTtggaggagaagaaaggagagatATCAGAGTTGTTGGGGAACAGCCCTTCCATCCGCTCCCTCTACTCCAAGATGGTAAGCTTGGTGGTTCCTTGAGTTCCTCCATCTTTTCTTCGAGCCAACGGATAGAGGTTTGCTGCCTGAAAATACTATCTGGGGGATTATATGTTTCTTTAACTTGCTTAGCAAGTTGGTCTCAGTGTGTAATGCAGAGGGCTTTGGTCTCTGCGGAATGTGCTGGCCAGCTGGAAACccctgtttcttcttcttgtttcttGCCAAGAAGCAGCAGAATTGAGGGAGCAAACTTCTTTTCATCTACTGGGTTTTGCTCTTAGAATTGCTGGACCAGCTTATTTATATGCAAGCACCTATTTGCACTTTGTCCATTCGGGGGTCAGTCAGAGGAATGGTTAATGCACACTTCAGTAAGGGTTGGGTTACAAAAGTTGATCTCTTGCATATTGGGAGAAACAAACGTGATAACGGTTTAGGAAAGTTTATGCTTCCTTCCGATGGCCCTAGGTGCCCGTGGCTGTCTCCCACTTGGAATTCTGGCAGCGCTACTTCTATAAAGTCCACCAGTTGGAGCAGGTGAGTTTGCAGAAACATTCCTTGAGCGAGGGTTATGCATTAGCAGGCTTGTTCCAGTCACCACAGCCTTTGTGTCCTACGTTGAGGACTGGACTTGTTGGTCCAAAAAGAATACTTTTAATCCAATTTATAATTTACTGAAGTCTGGCCATATAATAGCAGGGAAGGACAGCAAGTTTATTCCTCTCTTGCACGCTTTCTGTCACATTTCAACACGCTACGTTTGAGTAAGTGTCTCAGCCCTTTCTGCCTTGCTTTTAAATTCTGATTCTTCACCCTTAGCGACCACCCTTGAAATCTGCCCCTAGCATTGTTCTGTTTTGCCTCTGCTTACATCCCTGGTTGTAGCCCCACCGGTGCTGCTTTTGTATCCTGTTGGGTTTCTTGGCTGAACCTGGCAGAAGGCCCCCCTCCCCTTGGAAAGGCAGGCCTTTGCCCAGGGAGAACTGGTTTTGCCAGGAAGCTGTGGCTGCTCTCTCTCAGTGCCCCTGTTTGGCAGAAGAACCAGCAGAAGCATTGCTGATCATGGTGTGTGTCCTGTGTCATCCCAGGAGGAGGTCCGGAGGGAGGCTCTGAAGCAGCGGGCAGAGCAAAGCGTTCACTCCGAGGAGCCaggatgggaggaggaggaggaaggtaagGGCACCGTAAGGTCTGGCCATTCGCTGAAAGGGCCCCGGACCTTTCAGGACTTCTGTGGTGCGGTTACTCAGTTCCTTCCCTGCAAGGATGTCAGTGAGACGTTCAGTGGTATCCCACAGTGACTTCTCTACAGATTAAAGCAATGGAATGATGAagacatttggggggggggcatggacATTTACAGAATGGGAGCTTTGCAGTTTGTGCTGGTTTTAGCCTGTAGAAATGAGGTAGGGAAAGCATTCACTGacggcttctggaattctttccaatgcCTAAGCTGGTGGGGGGGAAACAACTGGAGTAATCAGGAGCTAGATGTATAGGAAGAATGTTTCCTATTTAGTTTTACTATGTCCAGGGAGGagaatactacaggtagtcctctcttaacaaccatctgtttagcgatgcttcagacttacaacagtgctggagaaaacaacttatgactggtcctcacacttaacgactATTGCAGGGttcccccatggtcatgtgatcgcaatttgagtgcttggcaaccagttcgcatttacgaccattgcagcgtcccacagtcacatgatttccattttcaaccttcccagccggcttccggcaagcaaaatcaatggggaaccgcatcatttgcttaacaaccaccgtgaaaaaaggtcataaaccttggcaggtcagattcgcttaatgactgcttcgcttagcaataaaaattctggttgttaagcgaggactacctctattgttGGAGCATCATCTTGGGATGAGGCTTTTTGATTCACCTTCGTTTGTGTTCCTGACACTATTCACCAAGGTCATCAGTGTTTCTTCTCTCGTGACAGAAGAATTTCTTGGAGCCGCCTCCTCACAAGCTCTCATCCATGCACCATCTTCCCAACCTGCCAAGCCAGCTTCCCCCATCTCTGCAGAAGAAGCTATTCCAACGCTGGAGGCCTCTGTAGAAAGCTGGGCCATGCTTAGCCCCACCCCAGCAGAGGCAACCCCATCCGAAAGCAGCGAGAGCATCTCCTTGGTGACTCAGATTGCAAGCCCCACTGCTGTGCCTGCCTCCCCCTCACAAACTGGAGCCCGGCTTGCTGGAGCCGGGGACCTTTCTCAGAAGCTGCAGGAAGCCACCAGCGATGAGCAGGTCTCTTTGCCTAAACCAGGGAGGCCTGCACAGCCTCCTCCAGAGACAAAGCCATCCTCAGAGCAGCCTAAGGAGCGCATGGAGGGCAAGTCAGCGAGCAGGATGGACACTCTACGGGAGGATGCGCCCATGGACTTGCGACTTTTTGAGCTCAATTCGGACAGTGGGAAGTCCACCCCATCCAATAATGGGAAGAAAGGTGAGTGGCCGGAAACCTTCAGTCCAGCTTTTTCCAAGGGTGTGTTTGCTTAGGAGAAATTATGATTGGGATTGTTTcggcacaatatttatttatttatttatatttcaaatttttgtcaccgcccatctcccccaaagggggattctgggtggtttacaaccaaataactttttcttaatttttttaaaaagctttaaaatccttttaaatCTTTGGCAGTTCTGGGAAAAATACCCAGGCTGCATTTAGGAAGACTGCCTGCCAATAGGCGGCTTTCATGAAGCTGGCATCTGCTAATTGTTGGTGTGTTACTGCGGAGCTTCGGCGGCTGCATGCTAAATGGTCATTGTTAGATTTCAAGAGCCTGCCTTGAAGTGGACTGCGCATGGTGTTTTCCTTACTCTTTCAGGCTCAAGCACAGATATTAGTGAGGACTGGGAAAAGGACTTTGACCTGGACATGACAGAAGAAGAAGTTCAGTTGGCCCTTGCCAAAGTAGACATCTCTGCAGAGGTAAGCTCTGCTGGCCAGTGAATGGTCAGACGCAGCTGAGGAGGTATCAGAGAGAGGTGTATGTTTATATTGAACCTTCTGTTTATTGAACCTTAGTTTAGTGGATATCAGATGCAGTGAGCAAAATCCGTTTGGCATTTTACGTGTGCATTATGTCATTTTATGCCTGCGTAAAATCCCATCCACCGTTTAATGGACCTTTGGCTAGAACAGGCAGCTTCTTCCCCACTTTAGCCTGTTAATTCCAGGGTTTAATTATGTGGGAATTGCAAATAGCAGCATTGGGTCAGGATTCCCATTTTACTGACGAGGAACTGAAACTGGGAGTGTGCCTGATTACTGTCCTCTCAGAACGGCAAAGAGAAAGGTAGGTTGACAGTACAGACTGTCCATTCTTCCTCTGGAATCAGCCCATTGACTAGCTGACCTGTCCTTTATACAGAAGCTGTGTGTTGGATTGCAGCCTTAAGGAGCATTTTCGGAAGAGATTTTGGGGGGATTCCCACATGCTTCTGTTAATAGGGTACTGGAACATTAAGTTACATTCGATATGTCATTCTGGTAAATCAGTGCTTCttatccttggcaactttaagatgtgtggacttcagctcccagaatccccctgctagctgggagctgaagtccacacatcttaaagttgctaagtttgacaAACACTGGTAAATAATCCACGCTTGCCCTTTTTGTAAAGGGAAGCAGCCATGGGCCGACAGGAGTTCTTGGAACTTGCTTCTGGCAACCAGGAACCAGGGTTAGCCAAGATTAGAGTTACTTATTTCAGTATTCTAAACAGTCCAcctatctctctccctctctccctctctccctctctctctctctcaattacaTGCTGATTCAACTATATTTACAAATTCAGGCTGAGGGGGTGGATGGCTTTTTCTCTGTAAGGGCAGCATTGCAGAAACTCCATTGGACTAGGAGAGACAGGTTCACGCTGGGTGGGAAATGAAGGTCGTCTCTCAAGACATCTACCCAGAAAAGCGCCTGGAGGTGTGGGGCTCTGGGTTAGCAGTTTTGCTTCTTGACTTGCTGGTAGCTGGATTTGCAAGGAATAAATAGCATGattgaattaaaaaacaaaacacaaactcCATTTCAGCATAGGCTAGGATGTCTTAAGGTCCTATTTGGTTTGCTTTtccatataaatacatttatttccaaCAATGAGCAGTTAAgtcttctacatttttaaaacaagcatcaatattgactttttgctgaaaatgcagctttttaaaattgaGATAACTGGTTTTAAACTGATGACCAGTCATCTGAAACTCTTTCTCTGTTGCCTTTCTCTGTTGAGCTTCCTTTTGTATTGAAATATATGCTTCTAGTAAATGCTCTGATTGCGGGAATAACATCTTGGGCAGACACCACAGTGAAGCAAAAGCATAGGCGAGATAAAATTGCagtcttttgtttaaaaatatattggctTGAATTTTAAGTTGGCAAACCAATTTAACAACTAAAATGCTTTAAGTGATAGTCCTGAGTCCAAGCTGGTACATCATGGAACTCCTGCCAGTGTTTACATTCTGTCTCTTTGTAACATCATGCCTAAAATGACCCCCTTGTTGAAtgctctctgtctgtctgtctctttctccctcccatcTGCAGATGGAAGATGAAGAATGGGAGGACTGGGAATAACCAGGGCCATCGCTGTCCATGTGCATCTTGGGCTCATCCTTGCCCCTTCCCCCCTCTGCACCATCCAATGTGAATTAAATCACAGAGCACCTGGTTCCTTTCTCTTCTGTAAAAGTGTTTTGGGCTGGCTACATCTCATCTCTGCTCAAATCCTACTTGGGAACTTGGACTACAACCCTTGCTCAGATGCTGATGGTGACTAGGTTGTACAGAGGGGTTGAAGAGCAATGGTGGAAAGGGTGTGTGTGCTAGAGGCGTCTTTCCAGACTGTCCCCTGAACAAATCATTCTCCAAGAGCAGGGCAGTGTGGATTtgatttcattctctctctccttttggcATTTTAGAATGGATTAGTATGGGGCGGGGTGAATTATCCCTATCTGAGTGACCTTCAGAAATAATTAGGATTATTCTACCTATCTTCAGTCTGGCAGCTTGCTAGCTATGCCT
Encoded proteins:
- the BSDC1 gene encoding BSD domain-containing protein 1 isoform X2 — encoded protein: MRRWRCWESQKMSCGAALGRGGWLGDDGGWWRSWLQQSLQAVKEKSTEALEFMKRDLTEFTQVVQHDTACTIAATASVVKEKLATESSSGATEKVRKGLSNFLGVISDTFAPSPDKTIDCDVITLMATPSGTTELYDSAKARLYSLQSDPATYCNEPDGPPELFEAWLLHFSLEEKKGEISELLGNSPSIRSLYSKMVPVAVSHLEFWQRYFYKVHQLEQEEVRREALKQRAEQSVHSEEPGWEEEEEEFLGAASSQALIHAPSSQPAKPASPISAEEAIPTLEASVESWAMLSPTPAEATPSESSESISLVTQIASPTAVPASPSQTGARLAGAGDLSQKLQEATSDEQVSLPKPGRPAQPPPETKPSSEQPKERMEGKSASRMDTLREDAPMDLRLFELNSDSGKSTPSNNGKKGSSTDISEDWEKDFDLDMTEEEVQLALAKVDISAEMEDEEWEDWE
- the BSDC1 gene encoding BSD domain-containing protein 1 isoform X6, with product MRRWRCWESQKMSCGAALGRGGWLGDDGGWWRSWLQQSLQAVKEKSTEALEFMKRDLTEFTQVVQHDTACTIAATASVVKEKLAARLYSLQSDPATYCNEPDGPPELFEAWLLHFSLEEKKGEISELLGNSPSIRSLYSKMVPVAVSHLEFWQRYFYKVHQLEQEEVRREALKQRAEQSVHSEEPGWEEEEEEEFLGAASSQALIHAPSSQPAKPASPISAEEAIPTLEASVESWAMLSPTPAEATPSESSESISLVTQIASPTAVPASPSQTGARLAGAGDLSQKLQEATSDEQVSLPKPGRPAQPPPETKPSSEQPKERMEGKSASRMDTLREDAPMDLRLFELNSDSGKSTPSNNGKKGSSTDISEDWEKDFDLDMTEEEVQLALAKVDISAEMEDEEWEDWE
- the BSDC1 gene encoding BSD domain-containing protein 1 isoform X4; translation: MADGDDGGWWRSWLQQSLQAVKEKSTEALEFMKRDLTEFTQVVQHDTACTIAATASVVKEKLATESSSGATEKVRKGLSNFLGVISDTFAPSPDKTIDCDVITLMATPSGTTELYDSAKARLYSLQSDPATYCNEPDGPPELFEAWLLHFSLEEKKGEISELLGNSPSIRSLYSKMVPVAVSHLEFWQRYFYKVHQLEQEEVRREALKQRAEQSVHSEEPGWEEEEEEEFLGAASSQALIHAPSSQPAKPASPISAEEAIPTLEASVESWAMLSPTPAEATPSESSESISLVTQIASPTAVPASPSQTGARLAGAGDLSQKLQEATSDEQVSLPKPGRPAQPPPETKPSSEQPKERMEGKSASRMDTLREDAPMDLRLFELNSDSGKSTPSNNGKKGSSTDISEDWEKDFDLDMTEEEVQLALAKVDISAEMEDEEWEDWE
- the BSDC1 gene encoding BSD domain-containing protein 1 isoform X3, which translates into the protein MPEAASIAPRRGGASRASQRDDGGWWRSWLQQSLQAVKEKSTEALEFMKRDLTEFTQVVQHDTACTIAATASVVKEKLATESSSGATEKVRKGLSNFLGVISDTFAPSPDKTIDCDVITLMATPSGTTELYDSAKARLYSLQSDPATYCNEPDGPPELFEAWLLHFSLEEKKGEISELLGNSPSIRSLYSKMVPVAVSHLEFWQRYFYKVHQLEQEEVRREALKQRAEQSVHSEEPGWEEEEEEEFLGAASSQALIHAPSSQPAKPASPISAEEAIPTLEASVESWAMLSPTPAEATPSESSESISLVTQIASPTAVPASPSQTGARLAGAGDLSQKLQEATSDEQVSLPKPGRPAQPPPETKPSSEQPKERMEGKSASRMDTLREDAPMDLRLFELNSDSGKSTPSNNGKKGSSTDISEDWEKDFDLDMTEEEVQLALAKVDISAEMEDEEWEDWE
- the BSDC1 gene encoding BSD domain-containing protein 1 isoform X5, whose translation is MADGDDGGWWRSWLQQSLQAVKEKSTEALEFMKRDLTEFTQVVQHDTACTIAATASVVKEKLATESSSGATEKVRKGLSNFLGVISDTFAPSPDKTIDCDVITLMATPSGTTELYDSAKARLYSLQSDPATYCNEPDGPPELFEAWLLHFSLEEKKGEISELLGNSPSIRSLYSKMVPVAVSHLEFWQRYFYKVHQLEQEEVRREALKQRAEQSVHSEEPGWEEEEEEFLGAASSQALIHAPSSQPAKPASPISAEEAIPTLEASVESWAMLSPTPAEATPSESSESISLVTQIASPTAVPASPSQTGARLAGAGDLSQKLQEATSDEQVSLPKPGRPAQPPPETKPSSEQPKERMEGKSASRMDTLREDAPMDLRLFELNSDSGKSTPSNNGKKGSSTDISEDWEKDFDLDMTEEEVQLALAKVDISAEMEDEEWEDWE
- the BSDC1 gene encoding BSD domain-containing protein 1 isoform X1, whose product is MRRWRCWESQKMSCGAALGRGGWLGDDGGWWRSWLQQSLQAVKEKSTEALEFMKRDLTEFTQVVQHDTACTIAATASVVKEKLATESSSGATEKVRKGLSNFLGVISDTFAPSPDKTIDCDVITLMATPSGTTELYDSAKARLYSLQSDPATYCNEPDGPPELFEAWLLHFSLEEKKGEISELLGNSPSIRSLYSKMVPVAVSHLEFWQRYFYKVHQLEQEEVRREALKQRAEQSVHSEEPGWEEEEEEEFLGAASSQALIHAPSSQPAKPASPISAEEAIPTLEASVESWAMLSPTPAEATPSESSESISLVTQIASPTAVPASPSQTGARLAGAGDLSQKLQEATSDEQVSLPKPGRPAQPPPETKPSSEQPKERMEGKSASRMDTLREDAPMDLRLFELNSDSGKSTPSNNGKKGSSTDISEDWEKDFDLDMTEEEVQLALAKVDISAEMEDEEWEDWE
- the BSDC1 gene encoding BSD domain-containing protein 1 isoform X7, with amino-acid sequence MADGDDGGWWRSWLQQSLQAVKEKSTEALEFMKRDLTEFTQVVQHDTACTIAATASVVKEKLAARLYSLQSDPATYCNEPDGPPELFEAWLLHFSLEEKKGEISELLGNSPSIRSLYSKMVPVAVSHLEFWQRYFYKVHQLEQEEVRREALKQRAEQSVHSEEPGWEEEEEEFLGAASSQALIHAPSSQPAKPASPISAEEAIPTLEASVESWAMLSPTPAEATPSESSESISLVTQIASPTAVPASPSQTGARLAGAGDLSQKLQEATSDEQVSLPKPGRPAQPPPETKPSSEQPKERMEGKSASRMDTLREDAPMDLRLFELNSDSGKSTPSNNGKKGSSTDISEDWEKDFDLDMTEEEVQLALAKVDISAEMEDEEWEDWE